A stretch of DNA from Anaerobacillus sp. CMMVII:
TTATTACTAACTCAACTAATTCTTCCCTATCTCTATTTTTCGTTTGTTTATACGCTTGATGTGTTGTTATAGCCGCTCCTGCTGCAATGATCCCATTAGCAATCCCACTAACTGTAAACCCTAGAGTAAATCCACTTGCAAGAACTCCAACAAATAACAAATCCAAACAATTAACCAATCTGCCACTTTTGGTGTTCGCTTTAAGGCGTATCCAATAATCATAAGAGCTGGAACTACAACTGCCAATTGCTCGCTAATCTCCACTTGTGAGAGTAAATCTGTTACCATATCAAATCACCACCCTCTTTTTGCTAGTTTATTCTTAATAGATAATAGAGGGAACTGCATTTGTTTATTCTTTTAAAAAATGAGAAATATTGTATTGCAAACATTAGTGTTTATACAATATATCTTAGTTTAAACGCCCAGACATTCTCATTATTATTGCATAAGATAAAAGAGATAATGTGTGTAAACTGATAAACCTAACCGAGGTGATGATAAGATGAGTAAAAAGAAAGATAACTTACCAACTCCTTTTAATGAACAAACCAATAGCAGATTTCCTTAAATCTATCGACGGCTTTTTTAAAGAAGCCTTTCGTAATTTTCATTTCGTAGGAGGTTTTCCAGTACATCAGTACGAAACCAATAGCCACTATATCATCGAAGCACAGCTACCTGGTGTAAAAAAAGATCAAATTAATCTAGATATCTATAGTAATCATCTAAAAATTAGTGTTCACAATTCAGAAATTATTGAAGAAAAAGATGATATTTCTCAAAGTTACCACAGTACAAAATCCTATCAAAAAGCAGAGAGAATTATCATGTTGCCATTTTATATTTCCGAAAGAGATGTGAAAGCTTCTTACCGTGATGGCTCTTAAAAATTACATTACCTAATAAAGAAGAACGATTGAAATCGAATAATGACTACTAGGGAGTGATTACGATGTTTTTCAGAAATCAAAGCCACCAATTCCCTTACCCACACCAACAACAAATGCACCCCTATCAATACCAAAATCACCATTACTATCCTTATGGTCAGGGACCCTATTATCCACCTATGCCCTATCCTGGCCAACAAGTGCAGGGACAGGGACAGGTGCAACAACAACAGCAACCAAACCAATCTCAGCCAGTAAATCCACAAATGGGGATGTTTACTGGTCCAGATGGATCTTTTGATTTCCAAAAAGCAGTAAACCAATTTGACCAAATGATAAAAACAGTAAACCAAGTAAGTCCGATCATGAAACAGATTAGCGCTTTATTTCCACAAAAAAAATAAAAAAAAATTAAGAAAAGCGCAAGCGCCCTGCTTAGCCCCGACAAAAGCTACTGACCTCGTTCACAACATGTGTTACTTCTAGAGTTACTACATGTAGCTTTGCCTCGAGGACCTACTGGACCACAGAGGCAGCATTTAAGTGAACGAAGGTTATTTGACCTCAAAGGGCTGGGTGGCTTGCGCTAGACAGTTATTACGTTGAAATTTTATACTTTCTTAAACTACAAAAAAAGCTTGGAAATCCAAGCTTTTTCTTAGTTAAACCCTAAATGTAGAGCTAGTAAAATTAATGTAATTGCTGGAAGTGAGCTTATAATTGCAAATCCTATAAACGTTAATCCCGTTATACGCAATTTTTCATGTCCTTCTAACTCAGCTACCGCCATGTTATATCTTTCTCCTAGCACCCCAGCTATCCCAATGATCCAAATAACGATAATAGCAATAAAATAGCTCATATACTGCTCCCTTCTAAAACATATCTAAAATAGCTATGACTATCAAAATAATCGGAATAACTTCAACAATAGCAATATAAACAAACATTTGCGTTTGTGCTTTTTCTACTGCTTGATAATCTTTTCTTTTCATTCCGTCAACAATTACAGTCATTGATCTTTTATAAACAAACAAAATTCCAAAAACACCTATAATTGAAGCTAATAATAATAATAAACCTGGATCCACAATGTTCCTCCTTATTCTTAATCATAAATGATCCTAAAAATTTTTTTTGCTCACTTTCTATGTTAAAATTTAACTAGAAAAAAAGCAAACCAAAGATGGAGTTGACCCTAAGTGAACAAAACAATAAATCTTTTACAAAGCCACGTTTCAATCAGAGAATTTAAAGATGTCGAGCTCTCAGAGGAACAAATAACTACCATTATCCAAAGTGCCCAAATGGCTCCGACTTCAAGCTTTATGCAAGCCTATAGTATTATCGGTATTACAAATAAAGAAACGAAACAAAAGCTAGCTGAACTTGCCGGGAATCAACCTTATGTAGCAAAAATGGCCATTTTTTTGTATTTTGCGCTGATTTTAATCGCCATAAGCTTGGAGCAGAGCTAGAAGGATACAATGAGCCTTTGGCTACAGAAAGCACAGAAAAATTTCTGGTTGGAGCCGTTGATGCTGCATTAGCTGCTCAAAATGCTGTAATTGCTGCTGAGTCCATGGGGCTTGGGACTGTATACATTGGTGGTATTAGGAGTAATATCGAGGAAGTTAGTCAGCTTTTAAAGCTCCCAAAACACGTCATCCCAATTGTTGGACTAGCTGTAGGGTATCCTGACCAAGAGCCGAGCATAAAGCCCCGGCTACCAATGGAAAATGTGTATCACAAAGACGAATATCAAGCGAATGATGATATAATGAAAACACAACTAAATCAATACAATCAGATTATTTCTACATATTACTCTGAAAGAACAAATGGGACTAGAAAAGATCGTTGGACAGAGCAAATGACTAAAATGTTGGCTACAGAAAGAAGAGTAACACTAAAAAGTTTTCTTGAACAAAAGGGTTATTTACAAAATAAATTTCGTAAATATTGAAAGGCCTAACTAAAATACTGGTTAGGCCCTTTTTTAATGAGTACCAATTAATTTATTTTCAGACGTACTTCCTGAAAAACAGATAAAGAAACTAGTTCCTTCATTACTCGTTTCAACGGAAATTTCTGCGTGATGCCTCGAAGCAATGCTATAGCAAATCGCCATTCCTAATCCGGTACCGTTTTCTTTTGTTGTAAAAAAAGGTGTCCCGATTTTATCTAGTACTTCTTTTTTGATGCCTGGACCTTCATCCTTAATCTGGAGTACAACTTGATTTAATTCATTTAAGAACGTTTTTATTGTTAACACTCCGCCATGCTTCATTGCTTCTAATCCGTTCAAACCAATATTTAAGATCAATTGCCTCATTTCTTTTTCATCAACGCTTACAGTAGGAATTTCCCCTAAATCCAATTGAACGATCTTCGAACTCATAATAGCCTCTGCCTGAAGTAATGGAAAAATTAGTTCGATGATTGCATTAAGACTTTCTACTTTTTTGTTAGTAGCTTTATCTTTAGCTAATGTTAAAACTCGGTAATAATTCCATTGGCTCGCTTAAGCTCTGATAACATTAAGTTAATATATTGCTCAGATAGTGGTGAGCCCAAATCATTTTTAGCAATTTGAAGAAAACCAATCACTGTCGTCATTGGGTTTCTAATCTCATGTGCAATACCGGCAGCCATTTCACCTACTAAATTTAAGTTATCTAACCTTGAGATTTCTTTTTCTAATTTTGTTCGCTCTGTAATATCGGTGATGACACTTAATACACAAGTCTCATCATTTATAAAGATCTTTTCTGTTGATAACAACCCTACTCTTACTTCGTTGTTCTTCGTAACATAATTTACCTTGACATTACTTAAGTCTCCCTGTAGGTCCATGGGAATATCACAATCTGCAGAAAAAATTTCTAAACCATTAGAGGAATTAATCTCTTCTAGATTGTATCCAGTTATGTCACACCAACTTTTGTTTACGTTGACATAACGACCATTAGTTAAGGACCGAATTGCTTTTAGGTTAGGGCTGAACTGAAAATTTTTTGGAAGCGCTCTTGAGTAACTTGAAGTTCATTATTACTTAGAATAAGTTCCTTTGTCTTGTCTTGAATAAGTTTTTCAAGATTATTATATTGATATTTTAACTCCAGTTGTTGTTCTGCTAATGTATTTTTTTGATACTCAAGTTGTTTCTGTTTTAAATAAATATGGACAAAAACGTCGACCTTACTTTTTAGTATGGTCCGATTAAACGGTTTAAAGATGTAATCAACAGCACCATTTAAATAGCCCTCTTTTATATGTTCATTTGCTTTGCTCAATGCCGTAATAAAAATAATTGGAATATGAGCAGAGGTTTTTCTCCCTTTAATTAACTTTGCCGTTTCAAATCCATTTAGCCCTGGCATTTGAACGTCTAACAAAATCACTGCAAACTCATTTTGTAATATATAACGCAATGCTTCTTCGCCTGAGTTAGCAAATACGAGTTCATATTTGCTATCAATTAAGGCTGCTTCTAAAGTTATTAGATTTTCAGGCCGATCATCGACCAGTAAGACTTTTGCTTTAGCTTGATCCATCAAATGCTCCCTCCTAGTTGGATATAATTGCTTAGGTTATCTCTTTTACATATAGCTTATTTGCATAATCTACATCAGAAAAAGCATTAAATGACATGATTGATTCCTGACTACCTAATCCTAAAAAGCCACCTTCACTTAAACTATCATAAAAAAGTTGAAAGACTCTTTCTTTTAATTCGTTATTAAAGTAAATCAACACATTTCTACAGAGAATGACATGAAACTCATTGAATGAGTGATCTGTTGCCAAATTATGCTGGGCAAATATAATATTCTTCTTTAATGCTGGTTCGATGATAACGTGATCTCCATCGACCTTGTA
This window harbors:
- a CDS encoding phage holin family protein — protein: MVTDLLSQVEISEQLAVVVPALMIIGYALKRTPKVADWLIVWICYLLEFLQVDLL
- a CDS encoding Hsp20/alpha crystallin family protein, translating into MNKPIADFLKSIDGFFKEAFRNFHFVGGFPVHQYETNSHYIIEAQLPGVKKDQINLDIYSNHLKISVHNSEIIEEKDDISQSYHSTKSYQKAERIIMLPFYISERDVKASYRDGS
- a CDS encoding phage holin family protein, producing MDLLFVGVLASGFTLGFTVSGIANGIIAAGAAITTHQAYKQTKNRDREELVELVIKEKIKRKNEKENKE
- a CDS encoding histidine kinase dimerization/phospho-acceptor domain-containing protein; amino-acid sequence: MRSLTNGRYVNVNKSWCDITGYNLEEINSSNGLEIFSADCDIPMDLQGDLSNVKVNYVTKNNEVRVGLLSTEKIFINDETCVLSVITDITERTKLEKEISRLDNLNLVGEMAAGIAHEIRNPMTTVIGFLQIAKNDLGSPLSEQYINLMLSELKRANGIITEF
- a CDS encoding ATP-binding protein, which translates into the protein MSSKIVQLDLGEIPTVSVDEKEMRQLILNIGLNGLEAMKHGGVLTIKTFLNELNQVVLQIKDEGPGIKKEVLDKIGTPFFTTKENGTGLGMAICYSIASRHHAEISVETSNEGTSFFICFSGSTSENKLIGTH
- a CDS encoding YppG family protein, which encodes MFFRNQSHQFPYPHQQQMHPYQYQNHHYYPYGQGPYYPPMPYPGQQVQGQGQVQQQQQPNQSQPVNPQMGMFTGPDGSFDFQKAVNQFDQMIKTVNQVSPIMKQISALFPQKK
- a CDS encoding PleD family two-component system response regulator; protein product: MDQAKAKVLLVDDRPENLITLEAALIDSKYELVFANSGEEALRYILQNEFAVILLDVQMPGLNGFETAKLIKGRKTSAHIPIIFITALSKANEHIKEGYLNGAVDYIFKPFNRTILKSKVDVFVHIYLKQKQLEYQKNTLAEQQLELKYQYNNLEKLIQDKTKELILSNNELQVTQERFQKIFSSALT